Proteins found in one Sporosarcina sp. FSL K6-3457 genomic segment:
- a CDS encoding collagen-like triple helix repeat-containing protein, with product MGVTGATGATGATGPQGIQGIQGATGDTGPQGIQGIQGVTGDTGPQGILKALDLKAYREYKASQVASRAILDLKAYREYKVSRAILDLKAFKEYKASQAILDLKAFREYKASRAILDLKAFREYKASRAILDLKAFTGNTRRHG from the coding sequence ATGGGCGTCACAGGTGCTACGGGAGCAACTGGGGCGACTGGACCTCAAGGCATTCAAGGAATACAAGGCGCCACAGGTGATACTGGGCCTCAAGGCATTCAGGGAATACAAGGCGTCACGGGCGATACTGGACCTCAAGGTATTCTCAAGGCATTGGACCTCAAGGCATACAGGGAATACAAGGCGTCACAGGTGGCGTCACGGGCGATACTGGACCTCAAGGCATACAGGGAATACAAGGTGTCACGGGCGATACTGGACCTCAAGGCATTCAAGGAATACAAGGCGTCACAGGCGATACTGGACCTCAAGGCATTCAGGGAATACAAGGCGTCACGGGCGATACTGGACCTCAAGGCATTCAGGGAATACAAGGCGTCACGGGCGATACTGGACCTCAAGGCATTCACAGGGAATACAAGGCGTCACGGGTGA
- a CDS encoding exosporium glycoprotein BclB-related protein codes for MPFASGTSVVTLNTLALGLVGTPALVGFGTSMAGVSIAGGSFTLPVLSNLAFNVPRTGTLTSISAFFRSSIGLNLPLSTMTVHAEIYRATGNSSTFSATGVTVSLVFPSTISIGTAVANTASGFTFNVNAGDRLLMVFSATASGINLVNTLTGEASAGLSIN; via the coding sequence ATTCCATTTGCTTCAGGAACTTCAGTCGTCACATTAAACACACTAGCTCTAGGATTAGTTGGTACTCCAGCCCTTGTAGGATTCGGGACTTCTATGGCCGGCGTTTCTATTGCTGGTGGTTCATTCACACTACCCGTTTTAAGTAACTTAGCCTTTAATGTGCCTCGTACAGGAACACTAACAAGCATATCGGCATTTTTTAGAAGTTCTATTGGGCTGAACCTCCCATTATCCACAATGACCGTTCATGCGGAGATTTATCGTGCAACAGGTAATAGCAGCACCTTTAGCGCTACTGGCGTCACTGTCAGTCTAGTGTTCCCTAGCACAATCTCGATTGGTACTGCGGTTGCAAATACTGCAAGTGGCTTCACATTCAATGTCAATGCGGGTGACCGTTTGCTAATGGTGTTTTCTGCAACTGCCAGCGGCATTAATCTAGTAAACACATTGACAGGCGAGGCAAGTGCAGGTCTGAGCATCAATTAA
- the leuD gene encoding 3-isopropylmalate dehydratase small subunit — MEPINEVVSVVTPLDRKNVDTDQIISKEFLKRIERTGFGKYVFYHWRFNEDGSEVKDFVLNDERFKGSKILVAHENFGCGSSREHAPWSILDYGFNVVIAPSFADIFHNNCMKNGLLPIRLTVAEVEELLANGQQQAYSVEVNLEKQTVTGQDGKVYSFDIDPYYKQMLLNGWDEISLTFQYEEHIAKYEERVKQSV; from the coding sequence ATGGAACCCATTAATGAAGTCGTCAGTGTAGTGACGCCACTTGATCGTAAAAATGTTGACACAGACCAGATTATTTCAAAAGAATTCCTGAAACGGATTGAACGCACAGGTTTCGGCAAGTATGTATTTTATCATTGGCGCTTTAACGAGGATGGTAGTGAAGTGAAAGATTTCGTCCTCAACGATGAGCGATTCAAAGGCTCGAAAATTTTAGTTGCTCATGAAAACTTCGGCTGTGGTTCTTCTAGGGAACATGCGCCATGGTCGATTTTGGATTATGGATTCAATGTTGTCATTGCTCCGAGTTTTGCGGATATTTTTCATAATAACTGCATGAAGAATGGCTTGCTACCTATTAGATTAACGGTTGCAGAAGTAGAGGAGTTGTTGGCAAATGGTCAACAACAGGCTTATTCTGTAGAAGTTAATTTAGAGAAGCAGACAGTGACAGGGCAGGATGGCAAGGTGTATTCATTTGACATTGACCCGTATTATAAACAAATGTTGTTAAATGGTTGGGATGAAATCTCGTTGACATTCCAATATGAAGAGCATATTGCGAAGTACGAAGAGCGAGTGAAACAGTCAGTATAA
- the leuC gene encoding 3-isopropylmalate dehydratase large subunit has translation MAKNIIEKIWDQHVVYEEQGKPDLLYIDLHLLHEVTSPQAFEGLRLANRTVRRPDLCFATMDHNVPTRNRNAIKDPIARKQINTLQSNCDEFGIELANMDHPDQGIVHIIGPELGLTQPGKTIVCGDSHTSTHGAFGAIAFGIGTSEVEHVLSTQTLWQAKPKTMEIRVNGKLGFGVTAKDIILAIIAKFGIDMGTGHIAEYTGEAIRNLTMEERMTICNMSIEAGAKAGLISPDETTVAYLKGRRYVPEGEAFDEAAATWLALASDEGATYDTVVEIDADEIEPFVTWGTNPAMGSGITAHVPYAKDFESESDKEALKQALAYMGLEEGVPLTSIDIQHVFIGSCTNARLSDLRAAAQVIEGKKVHTSVTAIVVPGSRTVKKQAEDEGLDAIFLEAGFEWRESGCSMCLAMNDDVVPTGERCASTSNRNFEGRQGAGARTHLMSPAMAAASAIAGHFVDVRDLQSQNA, from the coding sequence ATGGCTAAAAATATTATTGAGAAAATTTGGGATCAGCATGTCGTATACGAAGAACAGGGGAAGCCAGATTTGCTCTATATCGACCTTCATTTATTGCATGAAGTGACTTCTCCACAGGCATTTGAAGGGCTAAGATTGGCTAATCGGACTGTACGTCGACCAGATTTGTGCTTTGCGACGATGGATCATAACGTGCCAACGCGTAACAGAAATGCGATTAAGGATCCGATTGCTCGCAAGCAAATTAATACTCTGCAATCTAACTGTGATGAATTCGGCATTGAGCTTGCCAATATGGATCATCCAGATCAAGGGATTGTCCATATTATTGGGCCGGAACTTGGGCTGACACAACCTGGAAAAACAATTGTCTGTGGAGATAGTCACACGTCAACACACGGAGCGTTTGGAGCAATTGCATTCGGTATTGGAACAAGTGAAGTGGAACACGTTCTATCGACGCAAACACTATGGCAAGCCAAACCGAAAACGATGGAAATTCGTGTCAATGGTAAACTTGGCTTCGGTGTGACAGCAAAAGATATTATTCTAGCGATTATTGCGAAATTCGGTATTGATATGGGGACAGGTCATATCGCTGAATATACAGGTGAAGCTATCCGAAATCTAACGATGGAGGAACGGATGACAATTTGTAATATGTCGATTGAGGCGGGCGCGAAGGCGGGTTTAATCAGTCCAGATGAAACGACGGTTGCTTACCTAAAAGGTCGCAGGTATGTACCAGAAGGGGAAGCGTTCGACGAAGCGGCAGCAACTTGGCTAGCCCTTGCATCAGACGAAGGCGCGACGTATGACACAGTTGTTGAAATTGATGCGGATGAAATTGAACCATTTGTGACGTGGGGAACGAATCCAGCAATGGGATCTGGCATTACAGCGCATGTTCCGTATGCGAAGGATTTTGAATCAGAGTCGGACAAAGAAGCGTTGAAACAAGCGCTTGCTTATATGGGCCTTGAAGAAGGGGTACCTTTGACTTCTATTGATATTCAACATGTATTCATTGGTTCATGCACAAACGCGAGATTAAGTGATTTGCGCGCTGCTGCCCAAGTGATTGAAGGGAAGAAAGTCCATACCTCTGTCACGGCGATTGTCGTACCAGGTTCACGTACGGTTAAAAAGCAGGCAGAAGATGAAGGTTTGGATGCTATTTTCCTAGAAGCAGGTTTCGAATGGCGGGAGTCAGGATGTAGTATGTGTCTGGCTATGAATGACGATGTTGTACCAACTGGAGAACGTTGTGCTTCAACGTCAAACCGTAACTTCGAAGGACGTCAAGGCGCTGGTGCCCGTACACATCTGATGAGCCCGGCGATGGCTGCTGCTTCTGCGATAGCAGGTCATTTTGTTGATGTTAGAGACTTGCAAAGTCAGAATGCATAA
- the leuB gene encoding 3-isopropylmalate dehydrogenase — protein sequence MEKRVAVLPGDGIGPEVTAAAVKVLETIGRRFSHTFHIEYGAIGGNAIDQYNNPLPEETIKLCEESDAVLLGAVGGPKWDQNPSELRPEKGLLAIRKHFDLFANLRPVAAVPSLLHASPLKEEVAKDVNMMIVRELTSGLYFGQPSRRTEKSAVDTLVYTREEIERIVEKAFELARLRRGKVTSVDKANVLESSKLWREVVEEKKKAYPDIEVEHALVDSCAMKLITNPATFDVVVTENMFGDILSDEASVITGSLGVLPSASINGDNFGLYEPVHGSAPEIAGQGIANPAATILSVAMMLKYSFDLKTEAAAIEAAVNTVFEDGFFTADLASPGQRVLSTKEWTDKVVDELDTQFVSNSIMFSYV from the coding sequence ATGGAAAAAAGAGTAGCAGTATTACCAGGCGACGGAATCGGTCCAGAAGTGACGGCAGCAGCAGTAAAGGTGCTAGAAACGATTGGAAGACGCTTTAGTCATACCTTTCATATTGAATACGGGGCAATCGGTGGCAATGCGATTGATCAATATAATAATCCACTTCCGGAAGAAACAATTAAGCTTTGTGAAGAGAGTGATGCCGTTCTCCTCGGAGCAGTAGGCGGACCAAAATGGGACCAAAATCCTTCAGAGCTACGCCCAGAAAAAGGCTTGCTTGCGATTCGAAAACATTTTGACCTATTTGCCAATCTGCGTCCAGTAGCTGCTGTACCATCTTTGCTCCATGCCTCTCCTCTTAAAGAAGAAGTGGCGAAAGACGTCAACATGATGATTGTTCGCGAATTAACGAGTGGCCTCTACTTTGGTCAACCAAGCAGACGGACAGAGAAATCAGCTGTGGACACATTGGTTTATACACGAGAAGAGATTGAACGCATTGTGGAAAAAGCCTTTGAATTAGCTAGATTGCGTCGCGGAAAAGTAACGTCTGTTGATAAAGCAAACGTACTAGAGTCGAGTAAGTTATGGCGTGAAGTAGTAGAAGAGAAGAAAAAAGCGTACCCAGATATCGAAGTGGAGCACGCACTAGTCGACTCTTGTGCGATGAAACTGATTACGAATCCTGCAACATTTGATGTTGTCGTTACAGAAAATATGTTTGGTGATATTTTAAGTGATGAAGCATCTGTTATTACAGGTTCACTTGGTGTATTACCATCTGCAAGCATTAATGGAGATAATTTTGGGTTATACGAGCCAGTTCACGGCTCTGCACCTGAAATTGCAGGTCAAGGCATTGCCAACCCGGCTGCTACGATTTTATCAGTTGCGATGATGCTGAAATATTCTTTTGATTTGAAAACGGAGGCGGCAGCTATTGAAGCAGCGGTCAATACGGTATTCGAAGATGGCTTTTTCACAGCGGATCTTGCATCACCAGGACAACGGGTTTTATCGACTAAAGAATGGACGGACAAAGTTGTGGATGAGTTAGATACACAGTTTGTTTCGAATAGTATTATGTTTTCATACGTTTGA
- a CDS encoding 2-isopropylmalate synthase yields the protein MRKIDIFDTTLRDGEQSAGINLNTAEKLEIAKQLEKFGATIIEAGFPASSPGDFEAVQRIANTVKNSTVTGLARAMKSDIETSWEALRGAEQPHLHVFLATSPIHMEYKLQKTPDQVVDIAVEAVKYARKFFPTVQWSAEDAFRSDHEFLVRIIDQVIVAGATVINIPDTVGYATPQEYGALFKYLKENVTGIDKVKLSAHCHNDLGMAVANSIAAIENGAEQVEGTINGIGERAGNAALEEIAVALHIRKDFYGFETGINLQEIKRTSQLVSQLTGVVIQPNKAVVGKNAFAHESGIHQDGYLKNRQTYEIITPELIGDKTEPLALGKHSGRHAFKDRATTMGFELNDEKLNQAFAEFKKLADRKKEITEDDLFILFTDQQIKYKDTPVYELTNVQVQYDTVNVPTATVSAVEPSGEAITVAATGAGSVEAIFNTLEQLVIGEVHILDYRVTSIGKGRDALGEAVVNLSIDGEVSIGRDVAQDVLQASAKAYLNAINRHLMKIANPVRTAVSEIN from the coding sequence GTGCGAAAAATTGACATATTTGATACAACACTTCGGGACGGAGAACAATCAGCTGGCATTAATCTAAATACGGCTGAGAAGTTAGAAATTGCAAAACAGCTTGAAAAATTCGGGGCAACAATTATTGAAGCAGGGTTTCCTGCTTCATCCCCGGGTGATTTTGAAGCGGTTCAACGCATTGCGAATACGGTAAAAAATTCGACAGTGACAGGTCTTGCTCGGGCGATGAAAAGCGATATTGAAACGTCGTGGGAAGCACTTCGTGGTGCGGAACAACCTCATTTACATGTCTTTTTAGCAACATCACCCATCCATATGGAATACAAGCTGCAAAAAACTCCCGATCAAGTGGTGGATATTGCAGTGGAAGCTGTTAAATATGCACGCAAATTTTTCCCGACTGTACAATGGTCTGCGGAAGACGCATTTCGCTCAGATCACGAATTTCTAGTACGCATTATCGATCAAGTCATTGTAGCGGGTGCAACAGTTATCAATATTCCTGATACAGTTGGTTATGCCACGCCTCAAGAATACGGTGCTCTGTTCAAATACTTAAAAGAAAATGTGACGGGTATCGACAAGGTTAAGCTGTCGGCACATTGCCATAACGACTTAGGAATGGCTGTTGCCAACTCCATCGCAGCGATTGAAAACGGTGCGGAACAAGTTGAAGGAACGATTAACGGTATCGGTGAACGAGCGGGTAACGCAGCACTTGAGGAAATTGCAGTCGCACTACATATCCGTAAAGATTTTTATGGTTTTGAAACTGGCATCAATTTACAGGAAATTAAACGCACCAGTCAGCTTGTTAGCCAATTAACGGGTGTTGTTATCCAGCCGAACAAAGCAGTTGTTGGAAAAAATGCTTTTGCACATGAATCAGGTATTCACCAAGATGGCTACTTAAAAAATCGTCAAACATATGAAATTATTACTCCTGAATTAATTGGTGATAAAACGGAGCCGCTGGCACTTGGTAAGCACTCTGGACGCCATGCCTTCAAAGACCGGGCTACTACAATGGGCTTTGAATTAAATGACGAGAAATTAAATCAAGCGTTTGCCGAGTTCAAAAAGCTGGCAGACCGTAAAAAAGAAATTACTGAAGATGATCTGTTCATTTTATTCACAGATCAACAAATTAAATATAAAGATACGCCTGTCTATGAATTGACGAATGTTCAAGTGCAGTATGACACGGTTAATGTTCCGACAGCGACAGTATCAGCAGTTGAACCAAGTGGTGAAGCGATTACTGTAGCGGCAACAGGCGCTGGATCAGTCGAAGCGATTTTTAATACACTGGAGCAGCTTGTCATAGGAGAAGTTCATATCCTCGACTATCGTGTCACATCTATCGGTAAAGGGCGCGATGCACTTGGTGAAGCCGTTGTCAATTTAAGTATTGATGGTGAAGTTTCGATTGGGCGAGACGTTGCGCAAGATGTATTGCAAGCCTCTGCTAAAGCCTATTTAAATGCTATTAATAGACATTTGATGAAAATAGCAAATCCAGTGAGAACAGCTGTATCTGAGATAAATTAA
- the ilvC gene encoding ketol-acid reductoisomerase, with the protein MTKMYYNQDINEAVLQDKKIAIIGYGSQGHAHARNLKDSGFDVVVGVRPGKSFDQAKQDGLEVKTVKEAAEQADFIMILLPDERQKQVYEEEIAPALTAGKSLVFAHGFNVHFGQIKPPADVDVFLVAPKGPGHLVRRTFEAGAGVPALFAIYQDVSGNAKDVALAYAKGIGSARGGVLETTFEEETVTDLFGEQAVLCGGLTSLVKAGFETLVEAGYQPELAYFETLHETKLIVDLMYEGGMAGMRYSISDTAEWGDFVSGPRIVDADTKARMKDVLTDIQSGKFAKEWIEENENGRPNFNRIEQAEAKHQIEEVGQKLRAMMPFVNEGAKTKEEEVVGSAKN; encoded by the coding sequence ATGACAAAAATGTATTATAACCAAGATATCAACGAGGCAGTTCTACAGGATAAGAAGATCGCAATCATCGGATACGGTTCACAAGGTCACGCACATGCTCGTAACTTGAAAGATTCAGGTTTCGACGTTGTTGTTGGTGTACGTCCAGGTAAATCTTTCGACCAAGCAAAACAAGATGGACTTGAAGTGAAAACAGTTAAAGAAGCTGCAGAACAAGCAGACTTCATCATGATCCTATTGCCAGATGAAAGACAAAAGCAAGTCTATGAAGAGGAAATTGCACCAGCTCTTACAGCAGGAAAATCACTTGTATTCGCACACGGTTTCAACGTTCACTTCGGTCAAATTAAACCACCAGCAGATGTTGACGTATTCCTAGTAGCGCCAAAAGGACCAGGACATCTCGTACGTAGAACATTTGAAGCAGGCGCAGGTGTACCAGCATTGTTCGCCATCTATCAGGACGTATCGGGCAATGCCAAAGACGTTGCACTTGCATATGCAAAAGGAATCGGTTCTGCACGCGGTGGTGTTCTTGAAACAACATTTGAAGAAGAAACGGTTACGGATCTATTCGGGGAGCAAGCAGTTCTTTGTGGTGGTTTGACATCACTTGTTAAAGCTGGATTTGAAACACTTGTAGAAGCTGGTTACCAACCTGAACTTGCTTATTTTGAAACATTGCACGAAACAAAACTAATCGTTGACTTGATGTATGAAGGCGGCATGGCAGGCATGCGCTACTCAATCTCAGATACAGCTGAGTGGGGTGACTTCGTTTCAGGTCCACGTATTGTAGATGCTGATACAAAAGCACGTATGAAAGATGTTCTAACAGATATTCAATCAGGTAAATTTGCAAAAGAATGGATTGAAGAAAACGAAAACGGTCGTCCAAACTTCAACCGTATCGAACAAGCAGAAGCGAAGCACCAAATCGAAGAAGTAGGTCAAAAACTTCGTGCAATGATGCCGTTTGTGAACGAAGGTGCAAAAACAAAAGAGGAAGAAGTGGTGGGTAGTGCGAAAAATTGA
- the ilvN gene encoding acetolactate synthase small subunit translates to MRRVITVTVINQSGVLNRVTGLLMKRQFNIESITVGHTDQPDRSKMTFIVNVDDEQKIEQLVKQLSKQIDVLKVNDITDKSIVMRELALVKVISPPHVRSEMNSIIEPFRARILDSSKSVVTYQVVGHPEKIEAFIELLKPYGIKELTRTGATAMTRDMQKIQSPQLSILKQ, encoded by the coding sequence ATGAGAAGAGTTATTACTGTAACGGTTATTAATCAAAGTGGTGTATTGAACCGGGTGACTGGTCTATTGATGAAAAGGCAGTTCAATATTGAAAGTATTACTGTCGGCCACACAGACCAGCCTGACAGGTCAAAAATGACATTCATCGTCAATGTGGATGATGAACAGAAAATTGAGCAACTTGTTAAACAGCTATCCAAACAAATAGATGTCCTGAAAGTCAATGACATTACGGACAAATCCATTGTTATGCGGGAGCTTGCTTTAGTAAAAGTCATTTCACCGCCTCATGTTAGAAGTGAAATGAACAGCATCATCGAGCCATTCCGGGCGAGAATTCTCGATTCTAGTAAAAGCGTGGTTACCTATCAAGTTGTCGGTCATCCAGAGAAAATTGAAGCATTCATTGAATTGCTGAAACCTTATGGCATTAAGGAATTAACGCGAACAGGTGCAACAGCGATGACACGCGATATGCAAAAGATCCAATCACCACAGCTATCGATTTTGAAACAATAA
- the ilvB gene encoding acetolactate synthase large subunit, translated as MNAGVQAKQAAKEIAPKTVTEQQTNQPKDGSAVLIQALKDQGVEVIFGYPGGAVLPIYDALYKNPISHILARHEQGAIHAAEGYARVSGKPGVVIATSGPGATNLVTGITDAMMDSLPLVVFTGQVASSVIGTDAFQEADIIGITQPITKHNYQVNNMADLPRIIKEAFHIASTGRRGPVLVDIPKDIATGLFVPVEDTKTEVNLPGYQPTTTPNFLQIQKAAQAISQAEKPLILAGAGILHAQAMDELKEFVEKHQIPVTNTLLGLGGIRGDHELFLGMAGMHGTVTSNMALYKCDVLINIGARFDDRLTGNLKQFAPNAKVIHIDIDPAEIGKNVPTEIPIVADAKEALQALLKQEIAVTESADWLTYLRESMKEYPLWYNSDDGALLAQQAVEIIHRVTKGDAIVTTDVGQHQMWAAQYYPLNNPDHWVTSGGLGTMGFGFPAAIGAQIAKPDKRVVAIVGDAGFQMTAQELSLLQELRIPVKVVILNNEALGMVRQWQETFYEERYSQSLIPVQPDFVKLAEAYDIKGYRINTLEEAETVFQEALLSDEPVLIDCRVKRLENVYPMVAPGKGNHEMIGVSPK; from the coding sequence ATGAATGCTGGCGTTCAAGCGAAGCAAGCTGCAAAGGAAATCGCACCGAAGACTGTGACTGAACAACAAACAAACCAACCGAAAGATGGGTCGGCTGTTCTTATTCAGGCGTTGAAGGACCAAGGTGTCGAAGTGATTTTCGGCTATCCTGGCGGGGCTGTATTACCGATTTATGATGCGTTGTATAAAAACCCTATCTCTCACATACTTGCTCGTCATGAACAAGGTGCGATTCATGCGGCAGAGGGCTATGCTCGTGTTTCTGGAAAACCTGGCGTTGTCATTGCAACATCGGGCCCAGGAGCAACGAACCTAGTGACGGGCATTACGGATGCGATGATGGATTCATTGCCACTAGTTGTTTTCACAGGTCAAGTTGCAAGTTCGGTTATTGGAACGGACGCATTTCAAGAAGCAGATATTATTGGTATCACACAACCGATTACGAAGCATAATTACCAAGTGAATAACATGGCAGATTTGCCAAGAATCATAAAAGAAGCATTTCATATTGCGTCAACGGGGCGTAGAGGTCCAGTTTTAGTCGATATCCCGAAGGACATTGCAACTGGATTGTTCGTACCAGTTGAAGATACAAAGACGGAAGTCAATTTACCGGGGTATCAGCCGACAACGACTCCAAACTTTTTACAAATACAAAAAGCAGCACAAGCCATTTCGCAAGCGGAAAAACCGCTTATCCTTGCAGGTGCCGGTATTCTCCACGCCCAAGCAATGGACGAATTGAAAGAGTTCGTAGAAAAACATCAAATCCCGGTGACGAATACGCTTCTCGGGCTAGGTGGTATCCGTGGCGATCACGAATTATTCCTTGGAATGGCGGGTATGCACGGAACGGTCACTTCCAATATGGCACTTTATAAATGTGATGTGCTTATCAATATTGGTGCACGTTTCGATGACAGGCTGACCGGAAATCTAAAACAATTTGCGCCAAACGCAAAAGTAATCCATATTGACATCGACCCAGCTGAAATCGGCAAAAACGTTCCAACGGAAATTCCGATTGTAGCAGATGCCAAAGAAGCCTTGCAAGCACTATTAAAACAGGAAATCGCTGTAACAGAATCAGCTGATTGGCTGACGTACTTGAGGGAGTCTATGAAGGAATATCCACTATGGTACAACAGCGATGACGGTGCTCTACTTGCGCAACAAGCGGTCGAAATCATCCACCGTGTGACAAAAGGGGATGCCATTGTCACAACAGACGTTGGTCAGCACCAGATGTGGGCGGCGCAATACTATCCGCTCAACAATCCAGATCACTGGGTAACTTCTGGAGGTCTTGGAACAATGGGCTTCGGCTTCCCAGCGGCAATCGGCGCTCAAATTGCAAAGCCAGATAAACGCGTTGTCGCTATTGTTGGAGATGCAGGCTTCCAAATGACTGCGCAGGAATTATCTTTACTACAAGAACTTCGTATTCCGGTCAAAGTTGTTATTTTAAACAACGAAGCGCTTGGCATGGTTCGCCAATGGCAGGAGACGTTTTACGAAGAGCGCTATTCACAATCATTGATTCCCGTCCAGCCTGATTTTGTCAAACTGGCGGAAGCATATGACATTAAAGGGTATCGAATTAATACATTGGAAGAAGCAGAAACAGTGTTCCAAGAAGCGCTTTTATCGGATGAACCCGTTCTCATTGATTGTCGGGTGAAACGATTGGAAAACGTCTATCCGATGGTGGCGCCAGGTAAAGGCAATCATGAAATGATTGGGGTGAGCCCGAAATGA
- the ilvD gene encoding dihydroxy-acid dehydratase gives MRSDMIKKGVDRAPHRSLLYATGIKTKDLEKPFIGVCNSYIDIIPGHRHLNKFAEIVKEAIWEAGGVPFEFNTIGVDDGIAMGHIGMRYSLPSRELIADSAETVINAHWFDGVFYIPNCDKITPGMLMAAVRTNVPSVFVSGGPMEAGVSADGKALSLTSVFEGVGAYKAGKMTAEELLDIENNACPTCGSCSGMFTANSMNCLMEMVGLALPGNGTIVATSDERHRLIKEAAKHLVRMVKEDIKPRDIVTKEAIDDAFALDMAMGGSTNTVLHTLALAHEAEIDYNVHDINVVAERVPYLAKIMPASDVSMDDIFRAGGVSAIINELTKIPGAIHPDRITITGKTIGEDVADYPILDDKIIRTKDNPHSKVGGLSVLFGNIAPDGGVIKVGAVDPSIKEFRGEAIVFESQDDAQENIDNGTVREGHVVVIRYEGPKGGPGMPEMLAPTSAIQGRGLGTKVALITDGRFSGASRGISIGHISPEAADGGPIALVENGDIIAIDLINRTIELEVADEVLAERKSKLQPFEPKIKKGWLARYSALVTSASTGGVMKI, from the coding sequence ATGAGAAGTGACATGATCAAAAAAGGTGTGGATCGCGCACCTCACAGAAGTTTGCTTTATGCGACTGGTATTAAAACCAAAGATTTAGAAAAGCCGTTCATCGGCGTTTGTAACTCATATATTGATATTATTCCGGGACACAGACACTTAAACAAATTTGCTGAAATTGTAAAAGAAGCCATTTGGGAAGCAGGCGGGGTTCCATTCGAGTTCAATACCATTGGTGTTGACGACGGAATTGCGATGGGACATATCGGTATGCGGTATTCATTGCCAAGCCGTGAACTCATTGCCGACTCAGCAGAAACTGTCATCAATGCACACTGGTTTGATGGTGTGTTCTATATTCCGAACTGTGACAAAATCACACCGGGTATGCTGATGGCGGCGGTTCGTACAAATGTCCCTTCCGTCTTTGTATCGGGTGGCCCAATGGAAGCCGGTGTTTCGGCGGATGGGAAGGCACTTTCACTTACTTCAGTATTTGAAGGAGTCGGTGCATACAAGGCAGGCAAAATGACAGCCGAAGAACTACTGGATATCGAAAACAACGCTTGTCCAACATGCGGCTCTTGTTCAGGAATGTTTACGGCAAACTCTATGAACTGCTTGATGGAAATGGTAGGTCTTGCATTGCCAGGAAACGGTACGATTGTAGCAACTTCAGATGAACGTCATAGACTCATTAAAGAAGCAGCTAAACATCTGGTACGAATGGTGAAAGAAGATATTAAGCCGCGCGACATTGTTACAAAAGAAGCAATCGATGATGCATTCGCTTTGGATATGGCAATGGGTGGTTCAACAAATACAGTACTACACACGCTAGCCCTCGCACATGAAGCAGAAATTGATTATAACGTTCATGATATTAATGTAGTGGCAGAGCGAGTTCCTTATTTAGCGAAAATTATGCCAGCTTCGGACGTCTCAATGGATGATATTTTTAGAGCAGGCGGCGTAAGTGCGATTATTAATGAATTAACTAAAATACCAGGTGCTATTCACCCTGACCGTATTACGATAACAGGCAAAACGATTGGCGAAGATGTGGCAGATTATCCGATTCTCGACGACAAAATCATTCGGACGAAAGATAATCCTCATAGCAAGGTCGGTGGCTTATCTGTTCTATTCGGAAACATCGCTCCAGACGGTGGTGTCATTAAAGTCGGTGCTGTCGATCCATCTATTAAAGAATTCCGTGGTGAAGCGATTGTCTTCGAATCACAAGACGATGCACAAGAGAACATCGATAATGGTACTGTACGCGAAGGTCATGTCGTGGTCATTCGTTACGAAGGACCAAAAGGTGGGCCTGGAATGCCAGAAATGCTTGCGCCGACATCCGCAATTCAAGGACGCGGTTTAGGCACGAAGGTAGCCCTCATTACTGACGGACGTTTCTCAGGAGCATCTCGCGGAATTTCAATCGGACACATATCACCAGAAGCTGCTGATGGTGGGCCAATCGCACTTGTTGAAAATGGTGACATCATCGCGATTGATTTGATCAATAGAACAATTGAGCTCGAGGTTGCCGATGAAGTTTTAGCAGAACGAAAATCGAAATTACAACCGTTCGAACCGAAGATTAAAAAAGGCTGGTTAGCTAGATATTCAGCACTTGTGACATCTGCAAGTACTGGTGGTGTTATGAAAATTTAA